Sequence from the Drosophila innubila isolate TH190305 chromosome 3L unlocalized genomic scaffold, UK_Dinn_1.0 0_D_3L, whole genome shotgun sequence genome:
GTTCCACTAAGGATTGGGTATATAAGGTGATGCTACACTGAGGAAGACATCAGATGTTTTTTCAGGTTTTTTTCAGATCGTTAAATTGGTTAACcaagttaaacaaaatgaaaatcattttaattggaCTTCAAATCGCAATTCTTGCAGTGATGGGAATTAAAGTAAGTTTGTCTATCTAATGCgcttgaatattaaattaaaagtttaacttaattattagGGATATCCCAATTCGGCTCCGGGATTCGAATTGGGAGTTCGTTTGGATTTGGATGGACGATATCCGAGCCCTCCGAATTTTGATTATGGATATTGATTATGAAAATGAATACGGAAATCCATATGGAAATcaatttgttaacaaatttgtcTTAAATTTGGGAGGGAGTATATACTGGTTAAATTAAAagatcaattttaataatttacgaTTTGATTTAATACTATGTTATTCTACTTGTATCtttgtaattttgtaaaatcttTTCACAAACCTCAAGAAACcaatatctatatctataaataaattactattaaaaaaataatttttcctAAAATGCTTGCTTCAATTTGataactattattaaaaatgtaagtttaaaattcttgttcTGTTATGCAATCTTTGTAAATTGTCTGACAGTTTAATTAGCACAAATGATGAAACGCgctttaattaacaaatccGGCAGAGTGTCTATAGTATAGACTCTACACCCTGCTATTCTCCCTCCCTCCTATACCCTCCCCTTCCCGGTTTACTCACCGCATCCACGTGAATGTAGTAGACATGTTGTGGGGCATAAAGTGCTCGGAGCAGTCGATGAACTTGTCTCAATGCTCGTCCATTTAACGTCAGCAGAAATGCAATCcgaacttgttgttgttgctgctgctgttgttgttgatgttgttgttctccaGGGGCTGGACTACTAGCTGCCAGTTGGGCGGTGAATTCTATGGAATATATCACATTATATATGCATCAATTAATCAAGCTAATCAACTGATTCTCTACATTGCAAAATCTAAATTATAATCCATTCTTTTCGTTACTATCGTTAGtatcgaattttaaaatttcatgcGTTTCTAGTCGATTAGGAAATGCAATTGACAGTATAGTATTTTAatcagatatatttttttaaagtatattttttatcaaattaaattatttacagaaGTGTTGACTTATTATTAgccaaaattgaatttttttaataaaaaaaaatatatttccggCAAAGATAAATATCtttctatatatatctatataaatattcatcgatatatcgataattTATCGATAGCTCAATTTCTGTgatctataaaaatatatatcgataATTTATCGATTGCTTAATTTCTTCTCAAAAAACATGTTAATACTATTCAATTTCCAGAGTTTTTTGACAGAAATATTTatctacaaatatatatgtgtataaaaactataaatatatcgaTACTATCTCGATAGCTTTTCGATACCTCAATTTCTGCACAACATACCATTTGACATATatccaaattttgttaactacaaatatttatcgacaaataaaattctaaaatttatcGAAAACTTAATTTCTTCTCAACAACAtgttacttataaaaaaaaccgagTTCgcgaatatatatttttgacaaaaatattgatCTACAGAAGTATATATCGATAATTTATCGATAACTCCATTTGTTCTCAACATAACAATGTCACTAATATTCAACTTGAGTTCCGGAATATATTATTGAcagattattttttacaaatagaTATCGATAAATCGATAATTTATCGATAACTCAAAATCTTCTGAATACCAGATTTATCGACATAAATGCACACCATTCTACTTACTGGCAATGCCCGTTTCATAGACATTCATGGCATAGAATCCACCACAGATTTCCTTGGCATTCCCGAGACACTTCATGTTGCAGCTGGAATCGGGCAGCTTGGCGGAGCTGGGAGGAGCATCGAAGCCGCAAAAGCACTCACGGGCATACTGAACACCCGCATAGGGATAACCCGATTGCAGGCAGAGTTCAATGCAACCAACCGGTGAATTGGACGTTTTGAAGCTGGTGAAATAACCGGCGAGCAGGCGTGAATCCTTCTCATCCCGATAGCAACCCAGGGCCACATTGGCCGTATGATTGCCGGCTGGGCAGCTACTGTGCAGTTTGGTGGCATAGAAGCGTCCAGCTTGGATGGCACAGGCAATCTTAGCGATATGTTGACGGCAGTCTTTCGTCTTGGCACGTTGTAGTGCCGATATTGCTTCCTTGGCATGGAAATCACATTCGGGCTGGAAGCCCAGTTGTTTGGCCGTTaaggctgctgcagttttAGTCGGCTGCACTGCATCCAGTTCCGTTGCCGACTCCGCTGCCAGCTCCGGTTCCGGTTCGTGGACATCACGTTGAGTGCGGAGTGCGCCCGCCAAATCAATGTCCAGCGATTTGTAGGCCAGAAACAGCTGTATGGCAATTATAAACAAGAGTATTATAAAGTAGGAACGGTAGCGTCGCAGCCAGCGCATGGATAATGaggattgttgttgtggttgttgttgctccatCAGCAGCGTCTCCAAGAATGCACacgttttttgttgttgttgctgcttgtggCTTTTGTCGTTCTATGGCTGCGCGGCAGTGGCATGTCCAgcgtttgttttattgttgcatatatatttacaaattgccctaatttaattgcattttacttAAAACACTACCGCATTGCACTTGGAAATACTGATATTgtaaaatatcgataaattaCATACCACTGTTAAGTTAACAGTGTTAACATCAACAGCGATATGTTAAATAACATTCTGTTATAGGTATTTACAACAGTGATGCCAGCTGCTTGCCACCAAATCAGAACGCACTGATCagataaaaatggaaatacattttttgtaattttatttatttattttttttttttgtaaataagatgcaacataaaatattttgctaaTATAAGGCAATAAAAGGCTAAATTGGCGACACTCATATATTTGCAGTGCAAACATTTTAACAACAGCTGACTGTAAGATAACATTatgttataaaatgtttacGCTCTGCAAACATATAAACAACAGCTGACTGTAAGATAACATTATGTTAAGGGTATTCCCGTAATGTTTACGCTCTGCAAACATATCAACAGCTGACTGTGAGATCGTAATGTGTTTCTTTCGAGAGTTcaatcatttattaaaaaaataatttataagaagTTAATAGCATTCACTAGCATTCGCTAAAATAAACCCTGCAACACTGCCAGTTATCGCTTTGCACATTTTGCCTGGCAAGCGCAAACAGCATACCAgtttataagcaaaaataaacaaattgcaaaatggtTGATCCGAACAGAAAAATTAATCGAATGCCAGATAAGGATGTTAATTTTCTGGACGAATGCGAGTCCGAGTTTGCCTTACGCTACAGCACAGACGATGCGGAATTTATGGCGCACTGTGCTAAACCCGTGCCGGAGCCACCACTGGTGGATAACTGGATGAGCGGTGGCGGTGGAGGGGGTGGAGGAGGAAGCGGTGGTGGTAGAGGTGGAGCAAGTCCCTATAATAACCGTTATAATGGCGGACAGCGCAGAGGAGGCGGTGATCGTGGCTGGGGAAGACGTGGAGGCGGCGGAGGCTATCAACCCGATCGCTTCAGAGGTGGCATCAAATTAACATTTGTAAATAACATATGTAATTAACATGTGTAATCGAAACTCGCATTTACAGATAATCGTCGTCATAGACATGAGGAATATCCACGCCGGGAACATGGCGCTGCAGCTGGAGGAGAGCGTCCCTATGAGCGCCGGCCACGTCAAGAGCAGCCGCAACAGCAGCGGGGATCCCCCATGAATGTGAGGCGCGATTATGGCAACTTTGTGCCCGCCTCTAGAGATTAACGAATTTGCATGTTTCCAAGTGTACCATTTgcctaaacacacacacacgcatagctatacatatatattggtAATTGAATGTTAAcaactagtgatgtaaataaaaatcgatacATCTGAAAATATCGATAGTGCGCCTATTAAATATTACTGAATCACACATATCGACAAACAGTTATTGCTTATCTCGATTTATCGTCTTACCATAATCgtaatagtatttattttgttagcaaaaaaagtttaaatatttcaaaataagatCAAAGCAGAAGCACTAACAGTCACTCAAAAAATCATTGTACATCCGTAAACTGGAAGATGATAAAATGAATTAACATCGATGTCCGATATTTTcgatatcaaaatattactaCCGATTTACAttactaacacacacacatagatttattggtattggtatttgAATGCTAAAGACATAATATGACTGTAAACTTATTTGctaaatgatgatgatgttccTGTTTCTCCTTTTTTTGTGTTCTAGACAGCGGACTCCGATAACTTATCGGTTTTATCctcttttgttgctgttgttgttgtagcagcGGACATGCCCACGCCCATGGCGTTAAAGAGATTGGAGACGGGTCCTGCCCCGCCCATCTGGGACTTGTAGCTGTCCATCATGTTGCGCAGTGTGTTTACATTTATGTTAATCGGTTCAAAGTCCTCGATGTCATCAAAATCGTCATCGGTGGCACTGCGCTGTGTAGGGTTGTCGCTCTTCCCGTGGAAGGATTTGCCAACTGTTGTTTGGGCCAGTTCCTTGTCCATTTGCTCCATGTACGCCTTGATGTTGCGATCCAAACGATAGTTATCCTGACTAGTGTTGGACAGCGCATCAAAATTACGCTCCAGATCCTCCTCGTCAGCGTAATCGCTCATCTCGGAGTTGGAATCCCAGTTGTCCTCCGGTATCACAAAGTCCAGAAAATTGCGCACGTGTGTGCTGTCCTGTTCCTAGTGGAGTGAATATATATCgggaatacaaaataaatgtcaatattccgatttttgaaaagtataATCGATATTTTCAGAACGCCATTTAGCcctaaacttaataaaaagtgatttggaaaaaattcgataattttttactcgataaattattatcaatatatcgatatttatagACATTTTATCAACCACTTTGTTTCAAAATAGTATTTATCGACATATCAATGTTTGTTCAAACACCTCAATTATCTCAAATAGTATTTATCGACATAGCTACattttatcgataaatttaattgtcatAAATCACAATTGTCGATGTTTTATCATCCACCTCAATTGTCTAATTATGGAATCTGTCAACATATCGatatgttatcgataacagtTATCGACATTTTATCGATAACACATACCTGTTCGTCGGCTTGAATAAGAGAATTTCGCTGACACGCTTTGCGCATGGAGGGATTCTTCTTGATCTTGCTGGCAGCACTAGGACTTGCCACCGTTGCTTCTGGTTCCGCCTCCggttcatcatcatcatccgaGTCGAGTTGGGCGCCCGCTTCCGCCTGCGTCTCAATGCCCTCAAAATTGGACTGTCTGTCCAGGAATTGCGACAGCTGTTTGGTAAACTCGGCAGCATTAACATCCCCATTGGGATTATAGAGTTTCTGGGGACCATAACGTTGCTGCAACATGGCATCCAAATCCTCGGCACTGATGTTGAGCCAATCATCGGCATCACTGGGCAACAGATTGTTCTCCACATCACGAAGTTGCTCCTCGGCCgtgtgcaacagcagctcgAGGATTTGAGCGCCAACCCGAGGAGCTGTGCGAAAGCGTTCCTGATTCGCCTTAAAGTACTCCTTGGCCTGGTTCAGTAGACGCACTTGCTCCGCGCTGCCTTCTAGATGATTTCCTATACGaatatcgaaaaatattattaacaatacgAAAATGTGgtaataaaaattggaaaaacagaactaaaaagcatttaatacgcaaattgaaattgggaAACCAAAATCTGGAATACTGTAATAAGGAATTAAAAACAGGGTATAATACCGGAACCGTAgacgaaataaattatttgttaagaaCCGAATCGGTAACAAAAAATTCTATGTTGTTTtctgaatttatattttgttttctttaaaaaaaataccttaaaatttaaattaggttTGTATCGTTAAAATAAcgaatttttatcatttttggtaatcttaaaaaaatctgtAAGTCCGATGTTTTTCTACCAGGGATAACTAATAACCATCCTTTGGGATTAACTCACAGTTATGTAcgattttttgagtttttgacCGATTTCCGAAAATAGATCGTCGATGCGCCAGGATGacctgattttttttttacagatattgCTTATATATCGTATCATCCATTGATGATACAgcgttttcaaaaataaaaaaaaaccaaattcacTATGTCCTAACGTACATGTGTACAAAtctgttaatatttatttttttaataacatttaatttttttaaatttaattgttgtaccggtacgtaccGGATCCGAAacagaaccttttaccgaaatagttgtttcggtaCGCACTAGAAGTTTCGGATTAATTCCCTGCTAGTAACATAATTCCTAATTTTGACAATAACTCTTTTTGTCAtccataataattttttttttaaattttttaaatctaatattttttgttgaatttcctATTTTATGATTTCTGTTTTTACTGCCTTATCTTGGTTTTCTAAATtcttttcttagtttttttcttttctttttttgtaatttcttaaaaactatTCGAAATTCTTATGAGGTACAGTTCTTTATAATTACCAAAGTAATCCTTGCTTTTTAGACTGTGAAGATAAGCACGCCAGGCGGGAGATTTATCATTGAGTAGCTCCTCCGCTTGTTTCGCCTGACTGGCGAGTATCTCCAAGCCACTGGCCAGCTTTACACCTAGGAGTTGCTCCTTGTAGGCCTCCGGCTGCGACACCGCATCCTTTAGCTGCCAGCCAAGACGACGCTCGGGAATATATTGACTATGCATCAACATGGCATACAGACAACGTGTAAATGCGACATTTGTGCGAATTCTCTGCGATTCCGGCGGAAAGTAGCGCATGCTTCTAATCGCCTTCGTATCCAACGTGTCCCGCTCGCAGAAAGCACGCACCGCTGAGGCCACCAGACCAGGACGTTGCTTAAGCAGCTGTGCCGCATTTTGTGGCAACTCCACAATTTGTCTGTGTATCGAAGCATGACGCACTGCATCCTGAAATTCCCGTAATCTCGCCTCTATACAGTTTTGTATATCCTGCGAGCAACGGTAGAGTGTGGGATTTAAACGTATGCGATGCACAGCCATCGACATGGGGAGCAACTTGCTCTGCCCTGTCGTCATTGAGTTCTGTATCAATTGAAGTCCTCCATTGACTATATAGACACGTTGTTCACACGTCTCCGGACTCGCCCAATCGGGCAACACATCGGCGGCCTCAATTAACAGAAATTCACCATCGGCATCGCAGACGCGAACTATGTAATCCTCTCGAGCTTTGCTCAACTCGCTCAGCAGATAGACAATGAACCATTCGTCGCCAATGTTGTCGCCGTAATGTGTCACTCCGTGCAAATGGGGCGGAAGCACGCCTGAAATTAGCCCAAATATACAGAAAATATGTTATAATTACTGTGCGTCAAAAATGTATTGGCACACCTCTAATTAAACTCAAGATTTTAAATCATACAGTGATCTGGTAcaaatacgaaaataaaattttttttaagttaattatttttgaatgcagaatcaattttcagaacaaataatgatcaaaatggcacaccccatgaaaatcggttcaaaattgacaaagttatgagagtttgaaatcTGGTAAGACTCTGGTctgacaactttacaagtgaaattttttgtcaactttggcctgattttttacaaaaaaaatgaaacctctcagaatcaaatttaaagtgtcgttttatactaatttggccaccaggagttgtttaaaagtgaaaactcaggttttaaaatttggaaaaaaatatttttttcaaaaagtcaaaggggggagtacatgattttgtcggaaaaaaatcgaaaataaatttttttgtaagttaataatatttatatgcagaatcaatg
This genomic interval carries:
- the LOC117787320 gene encoding translation initiation factor IF-2; translation: MVDPNRKINRMPDKDVNFLDECESEFALRYSTDDAEFMAHCAKPVPEPPLVDNWMSGGGGGGGGGSGGGRGGASPYNNRYNGGQRRGGGDRGWGRRGGGGGYQPDRFRDNRRHRHEEYPRREHGAAAGGERPYERRPRQEQPQQQRGSPMNVRRDYGNFVPASRD
- the LOC117788153 gene encoding protein ecdysoneless, coding for MSKLPGANLEFVREDDFVEYYIFPKLTDQKERSDEQLRQELEKIREDCMAIVEKKVTERCYIWHKDEFQLQLRTGSAEERLLNEADDKEDDEEEEQQEERVLPPHLHGVTHYGDNIGDEWFIVYLLSELSKAREDYIVRVCDADGEFLLIEAADVLPDWASPETCEQRVYIVNGGLQLIQNSMTTGQSKLLPMSMAVHRIRLNPTLYRCSQDIQNCIEARLREFQDAVRHASIHRQIVELPQNAAQLLKQRPGLVASAVRAFCERDTLDTKAIRSMRYFPPESQRIRTNVAFTRCLYAMLMHSQYIPERRLGWQLKDAVSQPEAYKEQLLGVKLASGLEILASQAKQAEELLNDKSPAWRAYLHSLKSKDYFGNHLEGSAEQVRLLNQAKEYFKANQERFRTAPRVGAQILELLLHTAEEQLRDVENNLLPSDADDWLNISAEDLDAMLQQRYGPQKLYNPNGDVNAAEFTKQLSQFLDRQSNFEGIETQAEAGAQLDSDDDDEPEAEPEATVASPSAASKIKKNPSMRKACQRNSLIQADEQEQDSTHVRNFLDFVIPEDNWDSNSEMSDYADEEDLERNFDALSNTSQDNYRLDRNIKAYMEQMDKELAQTTVGKSFHGKSDNPTQRSATDDDFDDIEDFEPININVNTLRNMMDSYKSQMGGAGPVSNLFNAMGVGMSAATTTTATKEDKTDKLSESAV